Part of the Wolbachia endosymbiont of Diaphorina citri genome is shown below.
TTCAAGATGTAGCATTCCTAAGAAACCGCAACGAAATCCATAACCTAGGGCATTTGACGTTTCAGCATCAAATGTAAAACTAGCATCATTTAAATGTAATTTTTCTAGTGCTTCCCTTAAATATTTAAAATCATCTGTGTTATTGGGAAAAATACTGCAAAATACTACAGGATGTACTTCTTTAAAGCCAGGTAATGCCTTACTGCACGGCCTTTTCTCTTCAGTAATAGTGTCTCCTACTTTGCAGTCTGCTACTTCTTTCATTGAAGCAGTTATAAAACCAACTTCACCTGCTGAAAGTTCACCAGTCATAACTTTTTTAGGAGTGAAAATACCGATATTATCGACCTGATATGTAGCATTATTAGACATCATAACGATTCTCATGCCTTTTTTTAGTACTCCATTTTTAACTCGCACTAAAATTACTACTCCTAGGTAAGGATCATACCAACTATCAACTAAAATTGCTTGCAGTGGAGCATTTGTATCACCTTGAGGAGCGGGAAGTTTTGTCACTATAGCTTCAAGTACATCCTTTATCCCAAGCCCAGTTTTTGCCGATATCAAAATTGACTCAGTTGCATCAATTCCGATTACCTCTTCAATCTGAAGCTTTATCCTTTCTGGATCTGCAGCAGGAAGATCGACTTTATTAAGTACAACTATTATTTCATGGTTGTTGTCAATAGCTTTATATACATTTGCAAGGGTTTGTGCTTCAACGCCCTGGCTACTATCTACCACTAAAAGTGAACCTTCACATGCGGCTAAGCTTCGGCTGACTTCATATGAAAAGTCAACATGACCTGGTGTATCCATTAGGTTGAGGCAATATTGATTACCATCATTTGCAGTATAATTGAGCCTTACCGTTTGTGCTTTGATTGTTATTCCACGTTCACGTTCTATATCCATTGAATCAAGTACCTGATTGGTCATTTCCCTTGTCTCAAGACCGTTACATTCCTCTATTAAACGGTCAGCAAGCGTTGACTTACCGTGGTCTATATGCGCTATTATTGCAAAATTTCTTATGTTGTTCATTTATGGCTATTTTATTTAAGTAGAACCATTTTACATTTTAAGTGTTGTGAGAGCAATCCTTTATTAAGAGACTATTTACTCCTTCAACATAGACGACACTTTTTTCGAGCAGGAAATCACTTTATTAATCATGTAATTTTCATGATTGTTATCTATTTTAGGCAATTCGTACAAATAATTCACCATTATTCCGACTGACTGACTAATGCCTTTTTCAGAAGTATCAGCCATCCAGTTGATTTGTTTGATTGATGCACCATTGCTTAAATGAAAGTGTGCTACTGGATCATAAGCACCCCCACCACTGCTTTTAACCTTTAGCAAATAATGTGCACAAAGTTTCAGTAGGGACTGTTTTTCGCATTCAATGTTAGTTTTTATGCTTTCTAAAATTTCTGTACCTGATTGTTTTATATTAAGCTTACCTAATAAAGCTACGTCTTGATTTTTTAGCCATTTTGTAAATCCAGGAACTGGAGAAAGAGTTGCATACACTTTTACGCTTTTAAATTCTTGCGATAGTTTTTCTACGACTCTCTTTATTAAAAAGTTACCGAGGCTAATTCCAGATAAACCAGTTTGAGTGTTTGATATT
Proteins encoded:
- the lepA gene encoding translation elongation factor 4 — translated: MNNIRNFAIIAHIDHGKSTLADRLIEECNGLETREMTNQVLDSMDIERERGITIKAQTVRLNYTANDGNQYCLNLMDTPGHVDFSYEVSRSLAACEGSLLVVDSSQGVEAQTLANVYKAIDNNHEIIVVLNKVDLPAADPERIKLQIEEVIGIDATESILISAKTGLGIKDVLEAIVTKLPAPQGDTNAPLQAILVDSWYDPYLGVVILVRVKNGVLKKGMRIVMMSNNATYQVDNIGIFTPKKVMTGELSAGEVGFITASMKEVADCKVGDTITEEKRPCSKALPGFKEVHPVVFCSIFPNNTDDFKYLREALEKLHLNDASFTFDAETSNALGYGFRCGFLGMLHLEVIQERLEREFDLDLTATAPSVIYKVAIQNGKVLNIHNPSDMPDPTKIEIVEEPWITATIMVPDQYLGEILSLCEERRGEQQDLSYVGNTTTALLKYKLPLSEVVFDFYDRLKSISKGYASLDWEISDYQESQIDKLSFLVNGEPVDALACIVHKSRAEKRGREICARLKDLIPRQQYKIAIQAAVGGKIIARETINPYRKDVTAKLYGGDVTRRMKLLEKQKKGKKRLHSVGNINIPQNAFIEALKIND